A region from the Triticum aestivum cultivar Chinese Spring chromosome 3D, IWGSC CS RefSeq v2.1, whole genome shotgun sequence genome encodes:
- the LOC123078736 gene encoding carboxyl-terminal-processing peptidase 1, chloroplastic isoform X1, with translation MLPLSCAPPLPPPQSRPNPSPSHKPKPHPCVLLFPAALRTAAAAATISFSLLAGNAAAVAAVEQPSEICRGQDDGREVEVKAEAVTNEQLVEEAWEVVNEGFLPDAGSRPWSPELWMQRKQDILQGSIKSRSRAHDIITKMLASLGDPYTRFLSSSDFSKMSKYDMTGIGLNLREIPDDNGSLRLVVLGLILDGPAHSAGVRQGDELLSVNGIDIRGKSAFDVSSMLQGPKETFVTIKVKHDSCGPVESMKVQRQMAARTPIFYRLEKRDNENSSVGYIHIKEFNAVAKKDLVSALKRLQNSGASYFVLDLRDNLGGLVQAGIEIAKLFLNKGDTVIYTTGRDRQVQNTIVADSGPLVTTPVMVLVNNRTASASEIVASALHDNCKAVLVGERTFGKGLIQSVFELHDGSGIVVTVGKYVTPNHKDINGDGIEPDYRRLPGAIHVHQIFLLLHPTCNVLPPSHNIRTFLTLH, from the exons ATGCTACCACTCTCCTGCGCGCCACCGCTACCGCCGCCGCAGTCGCGCCCGAACCCCAGCCCTAGCCACAAGCCCAAGCCCCATCCGTGCGTGCTTCTCTTCCCTGCCGCCCTCCgcacggcggccgcggcggccaccatctccttctccctcctcgccggcaacgcggcggctgtggcggcggtggagcagccCTCGGAGATATGCCGCGGCCAGGACGACGGGAGGGAGGTAGAGGTGAAGGCCGAGGCGGTGACGAACGAGCAGCTCGTGGAGGAGGCGTGGGAGGTGGTCAACGAGGGCTTCCTCCCCGACGCCGGCAGCCGCCCGTGGTCACCGGAGCTGTGGATG CAACGGAAGCAAGATATTCTTCAAGGTTCAATCAAATCCCGCTCTAGAGCCCACGACATCATCACGAAAATGCTAGCTAGCCTGGGTGATCCATATACAAGATTCCTGTCGTCCTCAGAT TTCTCGAAGATGTCGAAGTATGACATGACGGGGATTGGGTTGAACTTAAGAGAGATTCCTGATGACAATGGTTCTTTAAGGTTGGTGGTATTAGGATTGATACTAGATGGGCCTGCTCACTCTGCTGGTGTTAGACAG GGTGATGAGCTTTTGTCTGTCAATGGTATCGATATAAGAGGTAAATCTGCATTTGACGTGTCGTCCATGCTGCAAGGCCCAAAGGAAACTTTCGTTACAATTAAG GTTAAGCATGACAGCTGTGGTCCTGTTGAGTCAATGAAAGTGCAAAGACAGATGGCTGCTCGTACTCCAATTTTCTATCGTTTGGAGAAAAGAGACAATGAGAATTCATCTGTTGGATATATTCACATTAAAGAATTTAATGCAGTGGCCAAAAAAGATTTGGTCAGCG CATTGAAACGTCTACAAAATTCAGGTGCCTCCTATTTTGTTTTGGACCTGAGGGACAATCTTGGTGGACTAGTGCAA GCTGGAATAGAGATTGCAAAGCTCTTCTTGAACAAAGGAGACACG GTCATTTATACTACTGGCCGGGATCGTCAAGTCCAAAATACAATTGTTGCTGACAGTGGACCTTTGGTTACAACTCCTGTGATG GTACTGGTGAATAATAGGACAGCAAGTGCCAGCGAAATA GTTGCTTCAGCACTTCATGACAATTGCAAAGCTGTTCTTGTCGGTGAAAGGACTTTTGGCAAG GGCTTAATCCAATCAGTATTTGAACTTCATGATGGTTCTGGTATTGTCGTCACAGTTGGCAAATATGTCACGCCAAATCACAAAGACATCAATGGAGATGGAATAGAACCAGACTACCGCCGTCTTCCTGGTGCTATTCACGTTCACCAGATTTTCCTTTTGTTACACCCAACatgcaatgtactccctccgtcccataatataagaacgtttttgacactacactag
- the LOC123078736 gene encoding carboxyl-terminal-processing peptidase 1, chloroplastic isoform X2: protein MLPLSCAPPLPPPQSRPNPSPSHKPKPHPCVLLFPAALRTAAAAATISFSLLAGNAAAVAAVEQPSEICRGQDDGREVEVKAEAVTNEQLVEEAWEVVNEGFLPDAGSRPWSPELWMQRKQDILQGSIKSRSRAHDIITKMLASLGDPYTRFLSSSDFSKMSKYDMTGIGLNLREIPDDNGSLRLVVLGLILDGPAHSAGVRQGDELLSVNGIDIRGKSAFDVSSMLQGPKETFVTIKVKHDSCGPVESMKVQRQMAARTPIFYRLEKRDNENSSVGYIHIKEFNAVAKKDLVSALKRLQNSGASYFVLDLRDNLGGLVQAGIEIAKLFLNKGDTVIYTTGRDRQVQNTIVADSGPLVTTPVMVLVNNRTASASEIVASALHDNCKAVLVGERTFGKGLIQSVFELHDGSGIVVTVGKYVTPNHKDINGDGIEPDYRRLPDLNEARDYLSRCQSKKLS, encoded by the exons ATGCTACCACTCTCCTGCGCGCCACCGCTACCGCCGCCGCAGTCGCGCCCGAACCCCAGCCCTAGCCACAAGCCCAAGCCCCATCCGTGCGTGCTTCTCTTCCCTGCCGCCCTCCgcacggcggccgcggcggccaccatctccttctccctcctcgccggcaacgcggcggctgtggcggcggtggagcagccCTCGGAGATATGCCGCGGCCAGGACGACGGGAGGGAGGTAGAGGTGAAGGCCGAGGCGGTGACGAACGAGCAGCTCGTGGAGGAGGCGTGGGAGGTGGTCAACGAGGGCTTCCTCCCCGACGCCGGCAGCCGCCCGTGGTCACCGGAGCTGTGGATG CAACGGAAGCAAGATATTCTTCAAGGTTCAATCAAATCCCGCTCTAGAGCCCACGACATCATCACGAAAATGCTAGCTAGCCTGGGTGATCCATATACAAGATTCCTGTCGTCCTCAGAT TTCTCGAAGATGTCGAAGTATGACATGACGGGGATTGGGTTGAACTTAAGAGAGATTCCTGATGACAATGGTTCTTTAAGGTTGGTGGTATTAGGATTGATACTAGATGGGCCTGCTCACTCTGCTGGTGTTAGACAG GGTGATGAGCTTTTGTCTGTCAATGGTATCGATATAAGAGGTAAATCTGCATTTGACGTGTCGTCCATGCTGCAAGGCCCAAAGGAAACTTTCGTTACAATTAAG GTTAAGCATGACAGCTGTGGTCCTGTTGAGTCAATGAAAGTGCAAAGACAGATGGCTGCTCGTACTCCAATTTTCTATCGTTTGGAGAAAAGAGACAATGAGAATTCATCTGTTGGATATATTCACATTAAAGAATTTAATGCAGTGGCCAAAAAAGATTTGGTCAGCG CATTGAAACGTCTACAAAATTCAGGTGCCTCCTATTTTGTTTTGGACCTGAGGGACAATCTTGGTGGACTAGTGCAA GCTGGAATAGAGATTGCAAAGCTCTTCTTGAACAAAGGAGACACG GTCATTTATACTACTGGCCGGGATCGTCAAGTCCAAAATACAATTGTTGCTGACAGTGGACCTTTGGTTACAACTCCTGTGATG GTACTGGTGAATAATAGGACAGCAAGTGCCAGCGAAATA GTTGCTTCAGCACTTCATGACAATTGCAAAGCTGTTCTTGTCGGTGAAAGGACTTTTGGCAAG GGCTTAATCCAATCAGTATTTGAACTTCATGATGGTTCTGGTATTGTCGTCACAGTTGGCAAATATGTCACGCCAAATCACAAAGACATCAATGGAGATGGAATAGAACCAGACTACCGCCGTCTTCCTG ATCTCAATGAAGCCAGAGATTACCTTTCGCGTTGCCAAAGCAAGAAATTAAGTTGA